The proteins below come from a single Prochlorococcus marinus str. MIT 9215 genomic window:
- the rplR gene encoding 50S ribosomal protein L18, with product MTKLSRKLQTQKRHRRLRRFLIGDATRPRLSVFRSNNHIYAQVIDDSAQTTICSASTVDKELREKSEKLPSDCNSSSIVGKLLAKRAIKKGVKQVIFDRGGNIYHGRVKALADAAREAGLEF from the coding sequence ATGACCAAACTTTCCAGAAAATTACAAACCCAAAAAAGACATAGAAGATTAAGGAGATTCTTAATTGGAGATGCAACGCGTCCAAGATTGTCTGTTTTTCGCTCTAATAACCATATTTATGCCCAGGTTATAGATGATAGTGCTCAAACAACTATTTGCTCAGCTTCAACTGTTGATAAGGAACTTAGAGAAAAATCTGAGAAATTACCTTCTGATTGTAATTCCTCCTCCATTGTTGGAAAATTGTTAGCAAAGAGAGCGATAAAAAAAGGCGTTAAGCAAGTAATTTTTGACCGTGGAGGTAATATATATCACGGTAGAGTAAAGGCACTTGCTGACGCTGCCCGCGAAGCTGGCT
- the rplX gene encoding 50S ribosomal protein L24 — MLDSLKQKKNFQRIKMRIKTGDLVKVINGKEKGKTGEVLKTIPLENKVVVKGINLRTKHVKPTQEGETGRILTEEASLHASNVMFFSKEKNLTSKIEYFIDKEGVKKRRLKKTGEVID; from the coding sequence ATGTTGGATTCATTAAAACAAAAGAAAAATTTCCAAAGAATAAAAATGAGAATTAAAACTGGAGATTTAGTAAAGGTAATTAACGGCAAGGAAAAAGGCAAAACTGGAGAGGTTTTAAAAACTATCCCTCTTGAAAATAAAGTTGTAGTTAAAGGAATTAACCTTAGAACCAAACATGTAAAACCAACTCAGGAAGGAGAAACAGGAAGAATACTTACAGAAGAGGCATCTTTACATGCATCAAATGTAATGTTCTTCTCGAAGGAAAAAAATCTTACAAGTAAGATTGAATACTTTATTGATAAAGAGGGAGTGAAGAAAAGAAGACTGAAAAAAACTGGTGAAGTAATTGATTAA
- the rplE gene encoding 50S ribosomal protein L5, whose amino-acid sequence MTLKNRYKESIRPKLLKELGLKNIHQVPKVVKVNVNRGLGEAASNSKALEASLNEMATITGQKALVTRAKKAIAGFKIREGMPIGCTVTLRGDRMYSFLERFINLALPRIRDFRGVNPKSFDGRGNYTVGVKEQLIFPEISFDKIDSIRGMDITIVTSARSDQEGKALLQELGMPFSKN is encoded by the coding sequence ATGACTCTAAAAAATCGCTACAAAGAATCAATTAGACCAAAACTTTTAAAGGAACTTGGTCTTAAAAATATTCATCAAGTACCTAAAGTTGTCAAAGTCAACGTTAATAGAGGTCTTGGTGAAGCTGCTTCAAATTCAAAAGCTTTAGAGGCTTCTCTCAACGAAATGGCAACAATTACGGGACAAAAGGCCCTAGTAACTAGGGCTAAAAAAGCTATCGCGGGTTTTAAAATTCGCGAAGGTATGCCAATTGGTTGTACTGTAACTTTAAGAGGTGACAGGATGTATTCCTTTTTAGAAAGATTTATAAATCTAGCTTTACCAAGAATAAGAGACTTTAGAGGAGTTAATCCAAAGAGTTTTGATGGGAGAGGGAACTACACCGTTGGAGTTAAAGAGCAATTAATTTTTCCTGAAATCTCCTTTGATAAAATAGACTCAATAAGGGGTATGGATATAACTATTGTCACTAGTGCGAGATCAGATCAAGAGGGTAAAGCTCTTCTTCAAGAGTTAGGAATGCCTTTTAGTAAGAATTAA
- the rplN gene encoding 50S ribosomal protein L14, whose protein sequence is MIQQETYLTVADNSGAKRLQCIRVLGSNRRYAHVGDVIVATVKDALPNMGVKKSEVVKAVIVRTKATLRRNTGNSIRFDDNAAVLINEDKNPKGTRVFGPVARELRDKNYTKIVSLAPEVI, encoded by the coding sequence ATGATTCAACAAGAAACCTATTTGACAGTTGCTGATAATAGTGGAGCGAAAAGACTCCAATGTATTAGGGTTTTAGGTTCTAATAGAAGATATGCACATGTTGGGGACGTAATTGTCGCAACTGTTAAAGACGCTCTTCCGAATATGGGAGTTAAGAAATCTGAGGTTGTGAAAGCAGTTATCGTTAGAACAAAAGCAACACTAAGAAGAAATACTGGTAATTCAATAAGATTTGATGATAATGCTGCCGTTTTGATTAATGAGGATAAAAATCCAAAAGGTACTAGAGTTTTTGGTCCTGTAGCCAGAGAACTGCGGGATAAAAATTACACTAAAATTGTTTCTCTTGCTCCCGAGGTGATTTAA
- the rpsH gene encoding 30S ribosomal protein S8, which produces MSNHDPISDMLTRIRNASQKKHTTTTIPGSKMSLSIAKVLQKEGFISEINEEGEGYKSQIILGLKYSGKNKFPTIRSMQRVSKPGLRIYKNTRALPKVLGGLGVAIISTSKGVMSDRDARKQGIGGEVLCYVY; this is translated from the coding sequence ATGTCAAATCACGATCCTATTTCAGATATGCTCACTCGTATTAGAAATGCGAGTCAAAAAAAGCATACAACCACAACAATTCCAGGTTCAAAAATGTCCCTAAGTATCGCAAAAGTGCTTCAAAAAGAGGGGTTCATTTCTGAGATTAACGAGGAAGGTGAAGGCTATAAATCACAAATAATACTTGGTCTGAAATATAGTGGTAAGAATAAATTTCCTACCATTCGATCCATGCAAAGAGTTAGTAAACCTGGTTTGAGAATTTATAAAAATACTAGAGCTCTACCTAAAGTTCTTGGAGGTCTCGGAGTTGCTATCATATCTACTTCTAAAGGTGTTATGAGTGATCGTGATGCTAGGAAGCAAGGTATAGGTGGTGAAGTACTTTGCTATGTTTATTAA
- the rpmC gene encoding 50S ribosomal protein L29 codes for MKNSESLKEFKKLNSDQITEKIDQLRKDLFDLRFKQATRQLNETHKFKIIKKQVAQLLTLSKSQSASQTTSD; via the coding sequence ATGAAAAACTCAGAGTCTCTTAAAGAATTTAAAAAATTAAATTCTGATCAAATTACTGAAAAGATTGACCAATTACGAAAAGATCTTTTTGATTTGAGATTCAAGCAAGCTACGAGACAGCTTAATGAAACTCATAAATTTAAAATTATCAAGAAACAAGTTGCTCAATTACTAACTCTCAGTAAGAGTCAATCTGCTTCTCAAACTACTTCTGATTAA
- the rplF gene encoding 50S ribosomal protein L6 yields MSRIGKTPVLIPDKVTVDFDGLIVTVKGPKGELKRQMPEGVCFDKKDNTVVVSPTTSKIFSRQRHGLCRALIANMVEGVSQGFSKKLEIVGVGSRAQVKGKNLVVSAGYSHPIEMIPPDGITYKVESNTNVTVSGIDKEIVGNEAAKIRSIRPPEPYKGKGIKYHDEIILRKAGKSGKK; encoded by the coding sequence ATGTCAAGAATTGGAAAAACACCAGTACTGATACCAGATAAAGTAACCGTTGATTTTGATGGATTAATAGTTACAGTTAAAGGCCCTAAGGGTGAGTTAAAACGTCAAATGCCTGAAGGAGTTTGTTTTGATAAAAAAGATAATACTGTTGTGGTTAGTCCCACTACTTCCAAAATATTTTCAAGGCAAAGACATGGTTTATGCAGAGCCTTAATTGCAAATATGGTTGAAGGGGTTAGTCAAGGTTTTTCAAAAAAACTAGAAATTGTAGGCGTTGGATCCAGAGCGCAAGTAAAAGGCAAAAATCTTGTTGTTAGTGCAGGATATAGTCATCCTATAGAAATGATCCCCCCTGATGGTATAACATACAAAGTTGAAAGTAATACAAACGTTACCGTATCTGGAATTGATAAAGAAATTGTTGGCAATGAAGCCGCAAAAATCAGATCAATTAGACCTCCAGAGCCATACAAAGGTAAAGGAATTAAATACCATGATGAGATAATTCTCAGAAAAGCTGGTAAATCTGGCAAAAAATAA
- the rpsQ gene encoding 30S ribosomal protein S17, which produces MALKERIGTVVSDKMDKTVVVAVINRYPHPTYKKIVSRTTRYKAHDPENTCVTGDRVKIRETRPLSAQKRWAIEEILNKTNQAKEVKK; this is translated from the coding sequence ATGGCACTTAAAGAAAGAATTGGTACTGTTGTCAGCGACAAAATGGATAAAACAGTCGTTGTTGCTGTTATTAACAGGTACCCACATCCCACATATAAAAAAATCGTAAGTAGAACTACACGATACAAAGCGCATGACCCAGAAAATACATGCGTTACAGGTGATCGAGTAAAAATTAGAGAAACTAGACCGCTTAGCGCTCAAAAAAGATGGGCGATAGAAGAGATTCTCAATAAAACAAATCAGGCTAAGGAGGTTAAAAAATGA